GCCCGATCCGGAACCCGACCGGCTTGCCGGAGCGTCATCACCATCACGTGCACCGTGCACCTCGTCCGAAGACAGCACCGTCCGCCCGTCCCTCCCGCCCCACCGTCCCGAAGTGGAATCCATTCGTGGCCGACCCGCAGTCCCCCGTGATCCGCACCGTCGTCGAGCAGTCCCTCCGCGTCCTGGAGACCTACCGCATCGACCCGGGCCTGATCCCCGAGCACGCCAACGGAGAGCGCCGTATCACCCAGGGCGGGTACGGCGACCGTCAGCTCTTCGAGCTGGTCCAGAACGCCGCCGACGAGATCCGCGAAGAACCCGGCGGGCGGATCCACGTCGTGCTCACCGACACCCACCTGTACTGCGCCAACCAGGGAAATCCGGTGACCGCCGAGGGCGCGGAGACCATCCTGCGCATGAGCATGTCCCGCAAGCGCGGCGGTCAGATCGGCCGGTTCGGCGTGGGGGTCAAGTCGGTCCTGGTGGTGACCGACGCTCCCGAGTTCTTCAGCCGCAGCGGCAGTTTCGGCTTCGACCGGGCGTGGTCGTACGAGTTGATCCGGAACGTGCCCGGCGTACGCGAGCGCCACGGTGACGAATTCGACGCGCCCGTGCTGCGCATGGCCCGCGAGCTGGACACGGCGGCCGAGCGCCTCCGGGACCCGGTGCTGGACGAGCTGTCACAGTGGGCCACCACCGTGGTCCGCCTGCCCCTGCTGCCCGGCGCCGCCGACCGGCTGGGCAAGGACATGCACGGGCACCAGGGAACGGCCAGTCACGAGTCCCGTGAGGAGTTCCCGTCCGGCTTCCACCTGTTCTCCCCGCACGTGGGCCAGGTGGTCCTGGAGGACCGCCGGCCCCGCCCGATCGCCCGCCGGGCCCTCCACGCCGCCCAGGACGGCACCCTGCGCACGATCCACGAGGAGCGCGTCGGAAAGCCGCCTGCCACCTCGCAGTGGCGGGTCTTCACGTACACGCACGAGCCGACCGAGACCGCCCGCCGCGATGCCGGCGAGCTGCACGACAGGGTGTCCATCGACGTGGCCTGGGCCGTTCCGGCCTACCGCCCGGACGAGCGGACCGGTCTGCTCAGCGCCGCCGATGCCCGTGGCCGCGGCAGGTTCTGGTCTTTCTTCCCGACCAAGTACGAAATGACTCTCAGCGGCGTCCTGAACGGTGCCTGGAAGACCAACGAGGACCGGCAGAACTTGCTGGACTCCTCGCCGTTCAACGTCGAGATGATCCAGGTCGCGGCCCGCCTGGTGGTCGAGTCGCTGCCCGAACTGGCCCCCGCCGAGGATCCCGGCGCCTATCTCCCGTTGCTGCCCGGCCGCACCAAGGGCGTCGAGGTCATCAGCTGGGCCGACCGGCTGCTCACCGAGCAGATCTGGGCCGCCACCGCGGTGCGCCCGTCGCTGCCGGACCAGGACGGGATCCTGCGCACCCCCGACGCACTCAACATCCATCCCGATCTGGGCCGCGACACCACCTCGCAGAACCGCTGGCTGCGGACCTGGCACGCGTACGCCGGACGACCACGCGACTGGGTGCACCCCTCGGTCGAGGCGACGGACCTGCGATCGGGCAAGATCCAGCACATCCTGGGCGCCGCGGGCCGGCAGCGGGCCTCAGTCGTCGAGTGGCTGGAGGCGCTGGTCTCCGACGGGTCCGCGAAGGCATCGGACGCCGCGATCCGGATCGTCGCCGACATGATCGAGTCGAACGCCCCCTGCGCCACCGAGGCCCGTGGGGCGAGGATCGTGCTCACCGAGGAACACGGCCTGGTCGCCCCGGTGGGCGGTGGTGTGGTGTACCGGCGTGCCGAGGAGGACGGCCTGCGGGAATCGCTGGTCTACGTGGACCGGGCCCTGTCCGACGATCCGTCGCTCTCCTCCGCCCTCACCACCCTCGGCATCCAGGAAGCCGACGTACGGGGGCGCTTCGTGAGCGTCCTCGACGAGGGTTTCGACGCGTACGGCCCGCAGGAGTGGAACCGGTTCTGGGAGCTGTTCCACCGGGCGGGTGCGTCCGTGGTCGGCCATGAGGTGACCAAGAGGGTGAAGGCGCCGATGGACACCCTGAAGGTGCGCACGGCGGACGGTCGTTTCCGCACCATGCGCGATTGCATGCTGCCCGGTGTCGTCGTCACCGCGCAGAGCGACCCCGGCGTCGCGGTGGACGTGCGCTTCCACTCCGACGACGTGGGCTTCCTCCGCGAGTCGGGGTTGCGCGACCGCCCCACCTCGGGCCACAGGCCCGGGGCGGAGCCCTGGTTCGAGGAGTACCGCGAGGCCGTGCACAAGGCGTACTGCCGCACGCTCGACGACCGCGCCGGCCGGCCGTCCCTCGCCCGGACCAGGCTCGAGGGTGCTCCCGTCGGCGGACCCCTGCACCTGCTGCCCCGGTTGTCGGACGAGGCCCGCGCCGCCTTTCTCCGGGCGCTCCCCGACGATGCGCTGATCGAGAACTGGACCCTGCAGATCGGCGCGCAGACCGGCACGCGCAGGACCGCCCAGTCCCCTATCCGGTGGATGCTGACGCGGTACGGACGGGTCGCCACCTCGCAGGGTCTCAAGCCCCTCAAGGAGGCCGTGGGCCCACAACTCGACGCCTACCGCGACGTCCTCCCGGTGGCCTCCGTCAGCATCGAGAAGGCCCGCAAACTGGGACTCGCGGACAGCGTCGAGAAGGTCCGGTCCCAGCAGTGGGAGCAGCTCCTGGAGAAGCTCCAGGCGAGCGAGGACGACGTCTTCGTCGGCTCCACCTACGCCCTGTTGACGCGCTTGGGAATCGACTTCCCCGAGGACTCCCTGACCCGCTGCCGGGTCGGTGACGCCTGGGACACCCGGGAGGACGGTGAGATCGCCGTCGCCGCGAACCCGGAGGAATACCGCTCGCTGCGGGCCGAGCGGGTGCCGGCACTGCTGATGCCGGACCAGAGTTCCGCCGACCTCATGGTCGAGCAGTGGGGCATGCTGCGCCACGACGACGTCGTCAGCCGAGAGACCCGGCACGAGTCGACCGTGGAAGCGGTGCCCTTGTCCGAGGACTTCCCCACACTCCGCCAGAGGATGGGAACCTCCGTCGCTACGTACTCCCTGCTGCGCTGCTCCACACTGGAAGAAGTCGTCCGCACCCCGCGCGGCGCCCGGGCGAAATCCCTGGAGAGCGCCCGCCAGGGCAACGTGATCAAGGTGCTGGACTCGTTGGACCGGCTCGACATGCTCCGGGCCGTGGACCGTGAGCTGGGCCTGCGGATGGGCGAGGCGGGGTGTCGCGCGGTACTGGACGCCCAGATCCGCCAGGAGCAGGACGAGAAGGTGCGGTCCGCGCTCAAGGCGATCCGCGAGGCCGAGGACGTGACGGCCAAGCTGGAGCTGCTGATCGGCGCGGAGGCCCTGCGCGACCGGCTTCCCGCCGGACTGATGGAAGCCGAGCGCCAAGAGCTGGACGGGCAGGCACCCACCGGGCGTCGGATCGCCCAGATGGCGTTCAACGCGCACGGCGACACCGTGCTGAAGACCCACGCCCGCGACATTCAGGAGCGCTTCCCGGGCGCTCCGTCTTCCTACACCGGAGGTTCTGCGGCGGTGTCCTTCGTGGCCGACCTCGGGCTGCCCGCCCCCTTCGCCGGCTACCGGGCCCCGACCCTCGAGCAGAGTGTGACGGTGGAGGGCCCCCGCGACTTCCCACGCCTCCACGACTACCAGGAACGACTCGCCCTCAACATCTTCGAGATGCTCGACCGGCTGGCCCCGCAGCGCGCCATGCTGTCGCTGCCCACCGGCGCCGGCAAGACCCGTGTCACCGCTGAGGCCGTCATCCGCTGGGTCAAGCAGGCCGGCGACCTGAAGGGCCCCATCCTGTGGATCGCCCAGACCGAGGAACTGTGCGAACAGGCCGTGCAGAGCTGGCAATTCGTGTGGAGCAAGGCCGGTGCGCGGACCCGGCTGACGATCAACAGGCTCTGGACGTCGAACGAGGCGGCACCCGTGACCGACGGGCCGCAACTCGTCGTCGCGACGGACGCCAAACTCCACGTGTGCCTGGACACCGACCGGTACGCCTGGCTGCGGGACGCCGCCCTGGTCGTGGTGGACGAGGCGCACGTGGCGACCAGCCCCCGCTACACCGACGTCCTGGGACTGCTCGGTCTCACCCAGCACCGGACCGAGCGGCACCTGCTCGGGCTCACCGCCACCCCGTTCCGCGGCCACAACGAGGAGGAGACCCACCGCCTGGTCAACCGGTTCGGCGGGCGTCGGCTGGACGAGGGCGTCTTCCCCTCGGACGACGCCTACGGGCACCTCCAGGAACTGGGTGTGCTGGCGCAGGTCGAGCACCGCGAGCTGACGGGCGGCACCATCGAGCTGTCCCGCCAGGAGCGGGAGAGCGCCGAACAATTCAGTCTGCTGTCCAAGGCCGCCGAACAGCGGCTGGCCGACGACCACGACCGCAGCCGCCGCATCGTCGCCGAGATCGCGTCCATGCCCGACGACTGGCCCGTGCTCGTGTTCGCCACGTCGGTGGAGCACGCCAAGTACCTGGCCGCCCGGCTGAAGGACCACGGCATCTCCGCCTCCTCCGTGGACTCCACCACCTCCGACAGCGACCGGCGCGCCCGTGTCCGCGACTTCCGCGACGGCCGGGTGCGGGTGCTCACCAACTACGGCGTCCTCACCCAGGGCTTCGACGCCCCCGCCACCCGCGCGGTCGTCGTCGCCCGGCCCGTGTACAGCCCCAACGTGTACCAGCAGATGATCGGACGCGGTCTGCGCGGCCCACGCAACGGCGGCAAGGACACGTGCCTGATCCTCGACGTCCGCGACAACGTCCGGAACTTCGACACCGCCCTCGCCTTCACCAAGTTCGAGCACCTGTGGAGCACGAAGTGACCCTCCTGCCCGAGGACGGACCCCTCCTCACGCCCGAGCAGCAGGCCGTCGTGGACCAGTCATGGGACACTCGCCTGCTGGTCACGGCCGGGGCGGGCACGGGCAAGACCCACACGCTGGTACGCCGCATGGACGCGCTCGTCGGCCACACCGACCCGGACGAAGCCCTGGAGGCAGGCGAACTGCTGGTGCTCAGCTTCTCCCGGGCCGCCGTCCGCGAGCTGCGGGACCGGATCGTCCGGCACGGCGAACACGCCCGGAGGGTCCGCGTACAGACCTTCGACTCGTGGGCCTACTCCCTGCTGGTGCAGGCGTACCCCGATGCCGACTGGTCGGTGCACTCCTTCGACGACCGCATCCGGGTGGCGACCGAAGCGATCGAGAAGGGCGCGTTGAAGAACCTGGAGTCCGGCCCGCCCGCCCACGTCATCGTCGACGAGGTACAGGATCTGGTGGGGGCGCGTCGCGAGATGGTGGAGTCGCTGCTCGACCGGCTCCAGGACTCCTGCGGATTCACCCTGGTCGGCGACTCCGCCCAGGCCATCTACGACTTCCAGATCAAGGACCCGGACGAATACGCCGACCGCGCCGACCTCTTCCTCCGCTGGGTACGCACCTCCTACGCCGACGACCTCGTCGAGCTGCGCCTGACGCGGAACTTCCGGGCCGTCACCCCCGAAGCCCGCACCGCGCTGCCGCTCGGCCCCGCCGTGCAGGGCATCGGCAGTGCGCGCGAGGGCGCGGACGCCGCGGCCGAGCGACTCCACGGGGAGCTGCGCGAGCTGCTGCTCGACGTTCCCGGCCTGGGCTCGCTCACCGACTCGTTCACCCTGGACTCCCTGCGGTCGTTCCCCGGCACCTGCGCCATCCTCACCCGCGACAACCGGCAGGCCCTCCTCGTCTCCGAGCTGCTGCACACCCACGGGGTGCCGCACGCCCTGCGGCGCTCGCTCCAGGACCGGCCGGTCCCGTACTGGGTCGCCGAGCTGCTGCGCCGTACCCAGGCCACCACGCTCACCGAGGAGCGGCTGCGCGACCTGCTCGCCGGCATGCCGTCGCCCGAAGGCACCGACGCCGACCGGGTGTGGCGAGCCCTGCGGGTGGCGGCGCGCGGCAGCGGTCCGGGGACGCTCGACGTGACGCGGCTGCGCCGGCTGGTGGTGGAGCGGCGCTTCCCCGACGAGCTGGCCGACCCACAGCCGGCCCGACTGGCCGTGTCCACGGTGCACCGGGCCAAGGGCCTGGAGTTCGACCGGGTCGTACTGCTCACCCCGCCGACCATGGCCGAGCTGCGCCGCCGCAACGCCGGACTCGACGTGCCCGGCGAGACGCGCGCCCTCTACGTGGCGATGACCAGGGCCAGGGAGGACTTGTACCGCGTCGCCGCGCCCGACACCGTGACGCTGCTCAAGCACCGGCCCACCGGCCGCTGGTACCGAGGCGTCCCGAACGTGCGGCACAGGTGGCGGCGCGACGGCGTCGAGGTGCGGGCCGGCGACGTCTGCGCCCTGGAACCGGCCGGTGCCCCGGACGACGCCCCGGGCACACAGGCGTACCTGCTGGAGCGGGTACGGCCCGGTGACGCGGTGACGTTCCGGCTGCGCGACACCCTCCCCCTGGGCCCCGAGCAGAGCCCTCGCTACGCGCTGGTGCACGGGGGACGGGAAATCGGTGACGCCTCCGACCGCTTCAGGAGCGATCTGTACTCCGTCCTGAAGGTCGGCACGGACTGGGAGATCCAGTGGCCGGAGGAGATCTCCGGTCTGCGGCTCGACTGCCTGGAAACGGTCGCGGGCAGCACCGCCGCCGGGGTCAACGCGGGCCTGGGTGACCGTGGGGTGTGGATCGCCCCCCGCATCAGTGGAATCGGACGGTTCCGGCGGTCCGCCGGAACCGAGGAGGAGCAGGAATGACCATCCACGCAGGACGGCACGCAGCGCACTACGAGGTCCGCGAGGACCTGGTGGCCCGGCTCCGCCGGGAGCTGCTGGGCCCCGACGTCGACGCCTCCGCCGAGGACCGCGCCGAGGTGCTGGACCAGGACGCCCCGATCACGCGCTACCCCATGGGTGTGCTCTTCCCCCGCCCGGCCGATGCCGAGGCCGACCTCCGTCTCCGTGAGGACGCCGCCGAGGAGGAGGGCCTGGACGAGGAGCCGGTGAACGGGAGGGACGACCCCGAGGAATCCGCGGCGGCCGGGGAGCGTCCCAACGCCGGTGACCGGCGCCCGTCCACGGTCGGTCTGACCTTCGCCGTCGACCTCACCGAGTGCCGGGAGATCGTGGTGTCGGCGCGCGCCGCCGTGTACGAGCCGGAGGACGCCGAGGGCCGCAGGGTCCCCGCCCGCCGCAGCGAAGCCCGTACCACCTCCGACCAGCGGGAACGCTGGCGTCGGGTGGAACTGGACCTGCCGGACACCACGATCGACGTGACGTACCCGGGGCGGGGTGCCTCACGTGATCTCGTCGACGGCGCGGCCCGACTGGACGTGCACGTGCGCCGCCCGTCACCCGAGAGGGGAACGGTCACCGTCACGGTCACCCTGGTCAACATCCAGAAGGTGGGTGAGCGGGAACTCCAAGATGCCTTCGCCCTCTTCCAGACCGGTCTGACGGTCCGGGCCGCCAATGGTTCGAGCGCGTTCGTGGAGCGTCCCACCGGCCTGTCCGCCGTGGACGCCGAGCTGGAGGCCGGCCGGCTGCTCCACCGGCACGCCCCCACCTTCGCCACCGGCCACGGCTGCGCCGCGGTGTGGGACTGGACACCGCCCCCGATCGGACTCACCGAAGTGGTACGCGCGGGCGTGACGGAGGTGCGCACCGAGTTCGTGCCCACGCACGAGGTGCTGCTCACCGACTCCAACCCGGAGATCGACGATCGCGCCCTCACCATGTTGGGCCTCGCCACGGCGGCCGACACCGAGGTGATCAGCGCCCTGGAGGGCCTGGCCGCGGGATACGAACGGTGGATCGACCGGAAACGGGTCGAGGCGGCCGCGCTCGCCGGCACTCCGCACGAGAAGGCCGCGAACGTCCAGGTCGAATCCTGCGGCGAGGCCCTGGAGCGGATCCGCGGGGGAATCGCGCTGCTGCGCGACAAGCCCGACCTGATGCGGGCCTTCCGCCTGGCCAACCGGGCAATGGCGACCCAGCGCGCGCGGAGCGCCTGGGTGAAGGGCGGCCGGGTCGGCGAGCCGGACCTTCCCGCGGCGCGCTGGCGCCCCTTCCAGATCGCCTTCGTGTTGTTGTGCCTGGCCGGGGTGGACGACCCCGAGCACCCTGACCGGGACCTGTCGGACCTGCTGTGGTTCCCCACCGGCGGCGGCAAGACCGAGGCGTACCTGGGTCTGATCGCGCTGACCACCTTCCTGCGCCGGATGCGGCTCGGGGCGGCGGGCGGCGGTGTCACCGTCCTGATGCGCTACACGCTGCGCCTGCTCACGCTCCAGCAGTTCGAACGCGCGGCGATCCTCATCTGTGCCATGGAGCGGATGCGGCGTGAGAACCCCGCCGAACTGGGTCACGAGGAGATCTCCCTCGGTATGTGGGTGGGCCGTTCCGCCACCCCGAACACCCTGGAGGTCACCGCGCGGCAGCTCCGCGCGGCCCGTGCCGGCAAGGTGCTCCAGAAGGAGAACCCGGTCCAGCTCCATGCCTGCCCCTGGTGCGGGACCGCCCTCGACGCCCACCACTACGCGGTCGACGAGGAAGCCGTCCGGATGGACGTGCGCTGCCCGGGCAAGGACTGCGCGTTCACCGACGGACTGCCCGTCCACCTGGTCGACGAGACCGTGTACCGTGCCCGGCCCACGCTCGTCATCGCCACTGTCGACAAGTTCGCCTCGATGCCATGGCGCCCGCAGACCGCCGCACTCTTCAACCGCGACCGGCAGGGTTCCACCCCGCCGCCGGAGCTGATCGTGCAGGACGAGCTGCACCTGATCTCCGGCCCGCTGGGCACCCTGACCGGCCTGTACGAGACGGCCGTGGACGTGCTCGCCGACCGCCCGAAGGTGATCGCCTCGACGGCGACCATCCGTCGCGCCGCCGATCAGGGCAAGGCCCTGTTCTCCCGTGACGTACGGCAGTTCCCGCCCGCCGGACTGGACTCCCGCGACTCCTGGTTCGCCGTGGAGACACCGGCCCGCGACAAGGCGTCCCGCCGGTACGTGGGCCTGCTCGCCCCCGGCACCAGCCAGTCCACCCTGCTGGTCCGCGCTTACGCCACTCTGCTCCACCAGGCGATGCGCGCCGACACCACGCAGGAGGTCCGCGACGCGTACTGGACACTCGTCGGCTACTTCAACAGTCTGCGTCTGCTGTCCGCGGCCGAACTGCAGGTCCACGACGACGTCGTGGCCCACCTGGAGTACCTGGCCGACCGTGACGCCTGCGAGCCCCGCTCGGTGGGAAGCTGTTCCGAGCTGACCAGCCGGGTCGACGCCAGCGACATCCCCGCCCGCCTGAAGCAGATCGAGCGGCGGCTGCCGAGCGGTGACGTGGTGGACGTGCTCCTGGCCACCAACATGATCGCTGTGGGTGTGGACGTCGACCGGCTCGGCCTGATGGCCGTCATGGGGCAGCCGCAGACCACCGCCGAATACATCCAGGCCACCAGCCGCGTGGGCCGTGCCCACCCCGGCCTGGTCGCGGTGATGCTCAACGCCGGCCGCTCCCGGGATCGTTCCCACTACGAGAATTTCCAGCACTTCCATTCCGCCCTCTACCGCGAGGTCGAGTCCACCTCGGTCACCCCTTTCTCGGCCCGCGCGCGTGACCGCGGCCTGCACGCGGTGATCGTCGCCCTGGCCCGCATCCTGATCCCCGCCGCCCGTGCCGACGAGGCCGCGGGGAACATCGACCTCTTCCTGGACGAGCTGAGGGCGGAGATCCGCCCGCGAATCCTCGAACGGGTGCGCAACGTCTCCCCCGAGGCGACCGCGGTGAAGGAGGTGTCTCGGGTGGCCGCCGCCTTCGACGAGTTCGTCGACTGGTGGTATGAGGAGGCCGAGGCGCACGGAGGCCTGTACTACGAGCCGAAGCGCGGACGCCGCGTCCCCTCGCTGCTCAAGCCCTACAACGACGCCATGGAGGACGTCGAAGCGTGGGAGACCCTGTGGTCCCTCCGCGACGTCGACGCCGAGTCCGCCCTGTTCATGGAGGCATCCCGATGACCCCGCCCCCGCCCCGCCGCCGGCGCGGCACCGACGGCTCCGCCGCACCGGCCCGCAGCCTGCCCCGCCGTGGCGCCGTCCGCCGAGCCCAGGCCATCACCACATACGGGGTGGGCGCGCTGATCGCCGTGGAGCAGGAGTCGTTCATCGTCTCGGGCATCGACGACGCCGACGGGCAGTGGCGCCGCGACGAGGCCCCGGTGATCCACGAGCCGCGCCTCGCCCGTGTACTGGGCGTGAACCGGTTCCGCCTCCCGCCCGCCTCCGGGGACGACAGCCGCGACGGCATCCGCGTACGCCGCTTCCCCCTGTGGCACCACTGCCCCGGCTGCCACGCTCTCGACCACGTGAGGAAGTTCAACTCGCCGCCCGGACGGAACGAGTGCGCCGAGTGCTCCGAGGCGCTGGTGCCGTCCCGTTTCGTCGTGGCGTGCGAGGACGGGCACATCGCCGACTTCCCGTACTGGAAGTGGCTGCACCGGGGGCGACGTGGCGACGGCGAAGCCGGGTTCTGCGGCGGCCGGATGAGCCTGCGCTCCTCGGGACGGACCTCCTCGCTCCGATCGGTGGTCCTGTCCTGCTCCTGCGGTGTGCCGGAAGTATCCATGGAGGGGTCCTTCCGGCGCGGCGCCCTCAAGGACCTGAACATCCGGTGCGAGGGCAGGCGGCCCTGGCTGAAGGACGCCCCCCAGCTTCTCTGCTCGCAGCCTCCCCGCACCCTCCAGCGCGGTTCTTCCTCGGTGTGGCAGCCGGTGCTCCGCTCGGCGCTGTCCATCCCGCCGTGGAGCGACACACGGGTGCACGCCCTGGACCGGCACTGGGACAAGCTCCGCACTTGCTCCACCCTCGCCGAGATCGAGATCCACCTGAAGTACATCTTCGACGGGGCCCCGTCACCGGTGAGTCCCGAGCAGGTCAGGGAACTGCTCGCCGCGATGGAGGCCGAGGACCCCACCGGAGAGGACGGCCCGGACCTCGACCAGGAGCAGCGCTACCGGGCCCTGCGCGACCTGGAGTACGAGCGGCTGTGCACGGGCAACCCGGAGGACTCCGGCCACCACACCGAGCAGTTCGTCTGCGAGCCGCCGAGCGGCGACGGAATACTGCCGGCTGGCCTGGGCCTCCTCCCCCCGATGTTGGTGAAGAAGCTGCGCGAGGTCCGCGCGTTGAAGGCATTCACACGGGTCATCGACCCCGAGACCTCCTCCGAGGGGCACGAGGCGGAGCTGTCCCTCGCTCCCACCGGCTGGCTGCCCGCCATGGAGGTCCATGGGGAAGGCGTCTTCCTCCGGCTCGACGAGGAGAGGATCGACGCCTGGGCCGAGCTGCCCGCCGTCGCCGCCCGCGTGGAACGCATCCGCCACCGACACCAGCGGGTCCTCGCCGAGCGGGCCTCCGACCCGGCCCGGGTACCTCCCTCTCCCGCCACCCCTCGCATGGCCCTGCTGCACACCCTCGCCCACGTCATGATCAACGAGTGGAGCCTGGACTCCGGTTATCCGGCCGCCTCGCTCCGCGAGCGGATCTACGCGGGTGACGAGATGGCCGGCGTGTTGATCTACACGGCGACCAGTGACTCCGCCGGGAGCCTCGGCGGCCTGGTGGCCCAGGGCGAGACCGACCGCCTCGCCCAAGCCGTGCGCTCGGCCGTCCACCGCGCCGAGTGGTGCTCTGCCGACCCGCTGTGCATCGAGACCGAGACGTCCGGTGCGGGCGGCACCAACCTGGCCGCCTGCCACGCCTGCGTGATGCTCCCGGAGACCAGCTGCGAGCACAACAACGGGCTCCTCGACCGTGCCCTCCTCGTCGGCACCCCGGAGGACCCGTCGATCGGCTTCTTCTCCCACCTGCTCACCCGGTGAACACCGGGAGGTGACGTAGGGGTGGCAGGCGGGCAACGGCCTGCCACCCTCCCCGGTCGGTCGGGCGGCGCGGGCGTCGGCCCGGCGGGGCGGGCATCGACGCTCAGCGTGCCAGAGCGGCCCGGATCGCGAGCCCGAGTGCCCTGCCCACCGGAGGCGGTGACGCATGGGCAGCCTGGCGGTAACGCGCCGTCTTCCGGCCGGCGAACCGCCAGTCATCCGGAAACCCCTGGAGTCGTGCCGCCTGCTCGACGGTCAGCGCCACCATGCCCTTGACGCCGAGCGAGAGGT
This portion of the Streptomyces changanensis genome encodes:
- the drmB gene encoding DUF1998 domain-containing protein is translated as MTPPPPRRRRGTDGSAAPARSLPRRGAVRRAQAITTYGVGALIAVEQESFIVSGIDDADGQWRRDEAPVIHEPRLARVLGVNRFRLPPASGDDSRDGIRVRRFPLWHHCPGCHALDHVRKFNSPPGRNECAECSEALVPSRFVVACEDGHIADFPYWKWLHRGRRGDGEAGFCGGRMSLRSSGRTSSLRSVVLSCSCGVPEVSMEGSFRRGALKDLNIRCEGRRPWLKDAPQLLCSQPPRTLQRGSSSVWQPVLRSALSIPPWSDTRVHALDRHWDKLRTCSTLAEIEIHLKYIFDGAPSPVSPEQVRELLAAMEAEDPTGEDGPDLDQEQRYRALRDLEYERLCTGNPEDSGHHTEQFVCEPPSGDGILPAGLGLLPPMLVKKLREVRALKAFTRVIDPETSSEGHEAELSLAPTGWLPAMEVHGEGVFLRLDEERIDAWAELPAVAARVERIRHRHQRVLAERASDPARVPPSPATPRMALLHTLAHVMINEWSLDSGYPAASLRERIYAGDEMAGVLIYTATSDSAGSLGGLVAQGETDRLAQAVRSAVHRAEWCSADPLCIETETSGAGGTNLAACHACVMLPETSCEHNNGLLDRALLVGTPEDPSIGFFSHLLTR